From a region of the Gossypium raimondii isolate GPD5lz chromosome 10, ASM2569854v1, whole genome shotgun sequence genome:
- the LOC105778554 gene encoding cyclin-dependent kinase inhibitor 7-like, whose product MELDDVGVRTIAMAEESATEAVRNKRRRFNDDDEGEAAECKVTSSTTSYIQLRSRRILVDHHPRNENQCLSLARTMMMTCHVVQALSARAEKGLSNGQIRRMGALKLNHPRISATETANSSRRETTPLSELRAEPEDMDPTSRPSGGNSRRRSMVEKMPTEAELEEFFVVAEEKLRNQFAEKYNYDILKDQPLEGRYEWARLKP is encoded by the exons ATGGAGCTAGATGACGTCGGAGTTCGAACGATAGCCATGGCGGAGGAGTCGGCAACCGAAGCAGTTCGGAATAAACGAAGAAGATTTAACGACGACGACGAAGGCGAAGCAGCAGAATGTAAAGTAACTTCCTCAACGACGTCGTATATCCAGTTAAGAAGCCGGAGGATTTTGGTGGATCATCATCCTCGTAATGAAAATCAGTGTTTGAGCCTAGCTCGGACCATGATGATGACGTGTCATGTTGTTCAAGCATTATCGGCTCGTGCGGAAAAAGGATTATCAAATGGCCAGATCCGGAG GATGGGAGCATTGAAGTTGAATCATCCACGCATTTCAGCAACAGAGACAg CGAATTCAAGCAGGAGAGAAACGACGCCGTTGAGTGAGCTTCGAGCAGAACCAGAAGACATGGATCCAACGTCCAGGCCATCAGGGGGGAACTCTCGGCGTAGATCAATGGTAGAGAAGATGCCAACCGAAGCAGAACTCGAAGAATTCTTTGTTGTTGCTGAGGAAAAACTTAGAAATCAGTTCGCAGAAAA GTACAACTACGATATTCTCAAGGATCAACCATTGGAAGGACGATATGAGTGGGCTCGATTAAAGCCATGA